The DNA segment ATCAGTTTATGACATgttttttatgaattaaaaatttacTAAAAGTACAGAACTTATTAAGTaagaaacattaaaaaatggataaaataattttacagtTTATAAGGTTAAATTAACTGATAGAAGTTGTTTTAATGATCTTGAATTCTGTCATGGATGCTCGTGATTTTGTGACTTATTAAAGTGGTTCTATCTAATCtcttatttaaagaaaaaaaaatgtattgatAATATTTGTGATGACATCATGTTCCACTGGTATAATCTAATGTAAGGAAAGTGCAGCAGCATCAGGTCAACCCAGTTGTGGTTTTTGTTTTGTCCCTCCAAATGGTCAAAAGTCAAAAGCATGAAGTTTCCAAGATCACTCCTAAGGCGTTCACATTCACACACCCACAATCCTTAGGAACTGGAAGCCATTGCATTGAATAGGGCGGTTAAATCCGCGGTTGACAGCTAACCTTCATGTGGAAATAGCGTTCCTTTCACACTTGCATTCTTGTTTTTCTCCTTTTCACGGGCTCTCTCATCTTTTCATTTTGCTTCACCATCATCATCTTTCATCTGCACCACTTTCCAGAACTTCAACTTGTTACTTATTTACtaccctctctctctctctctctctagcTTCTGTGTTCTTCACCAGTTCTCTCTTCATGGGGTGCTGCTTGAGTGCCAAGATCAAAGCAGAGAGCCCTCCACGCAACGGTAATCAACATTCTTGCATGTGTTGCTTTTAGCCTTCTCCGCCTCCCCCTTTGCTTCAACTTTTTGGGTTGATCAGCTTGTTTGGATTCCTTTAGAGTTTGATTGACTTAACTAACTGTTGTCTTTGTATTTTTGCTGTTCTTTTTGATAAAATATGGTTTGTGGGCACTTTGAAACGTGGATGATAGTTTTGGCAGCTTCATGTGTGGAAGAGGAAAACAATTTTCGGACATTTTTGTCTGTTTTTGAAGTATGATTCACAAATCACAACACAAGGGGAGACTTGCTTTAATTGGTTTTTTGTGCTTGCTGGGTAGTTTTGCTGTCATGTAGGATTTGGTGAAGGCTGCAAGAGTAGATGAAAATAAACAGTAACTGGAACCGTATAGTTGGTTTCTTACAAAGGATTGTggaaatagtaaaaaaaaatgaatttttgatttttttaattttggagcATTGGATGAGCAAATCCTCTTGTCAGGATTTTCCCACTGTCTTCGATTTAACTTGCTTTGTTTCAGTTGTTAAGATGAAATCTAGGGCGAGAATTAGAGTTTAAAATCTTCAACCCTTGTCGTGCTTAGTGAAATAAGTTTATGTAGCTTCTGAAGTGTTGGATGTTTTAATGCTCTAACCAAACAGTGCAGTGTATAATTGGTAGGAAAATTGTTGTCTTCTCCATGTTTGTTTGTTACTAGATTTGAATGTTTATTTATGGTCTGAAAAATGGACCCTGTTTTTGTTTTGACATGGGCAGGTTTGAGCTCAAAGGATGGTAACACAGAAGAGGATGGCTTAAGTGGCAAGATCTCCACTCCCTCCGTGCCTCCAACTCCACGGACAGAGGGTGAGATCTTGAAGTCTTCAAATATGAAGAGCTTCACCTTTGGTGAGCTAAAAATTGCTACAAGAAACTTTCGTCCGGATAGTGTGGTGGGTGAAGGAGGGTTTGGTTGTGTTTTTAAGGGGTGGATTGATGAGCAGTCACTTGCACCAGTTAGACCAGGGACTGGATTGGTCATTGCTGTGAAGAGGCTAAACCAAGAAGGTCTGCAGGGACACAGTGAATGGTTGGTGAGTGTCACTTAGTAGGGCTTATTTGTAATTTGGAACTTTGCTTGAAGCCTCAGAATTTAAGATACAGTTTTAATGCTCTGGGAAATACCAAATTAGTTTGATGGAATTCCTCCTTTGGATACATGTAGcaaacattaatattttagatgATTTTCTTGGTTTGCAATTAATTAGCCTTGTGCTATAGACAGAAATCAACTACCTGGGGCAGCTGCATCATCCTAATCTTGTGAAACTGATTGGTTACTGCTTAGAGGATGACCAAAGGCTTTTGGTGTATGAGTTTTTGACCAAGGGAAGTTTGGATAACCATTTATTTAGGAGTAAGTTATTGATTTCTCTCCTTTGTGTGACATTGTTTAGTCCTTAAACACCTCAATCTCTCAACAATGTACTATTTTTTGGGACAGGAGCTTCTTATTTTCAACCACTTTCTTGGAACATCCGAATGAAGGTTGCTCTTGATGCTGCTAAGGGTCTTGCATATCTTCATAGCGATGAAGCAAAAGTGATATATCGAGACTTCAAAGCTTCAAATATCCTGCTTGATTCAGTAAGCAAATCTCATTGAACTTATATTTTACTAATCATAATACTCTCTTTTCCAACATTCGTTTTTGTTGATGACAGAATTACAACGCAAAACTTTCTGATTTTGGCTTGGCAAAGGATGGACCAGCAGGTGATAAAAGCCATGTCTCTACAAGGGTAATGGGCACATATGGCTATGCTGCTCCTGAATATATTGCCACAGGTTGGTCAGCTTATGAGCACTTTAATTGGTCATACAAACTTctttacatataatataatcCTGTCTTCTAAATTATTGTGCACCAATCATGTAATAGATTACAAGAAAGAAGAAAcctttatttgttcttttcCAAACGACGGTGGAGctttttaacttcttttttcCCCTTCATTAGCAAACAAAATTTTCCCACTGCCGCACATTTGATCTCCCAATCACATCTTGCAATTTACTACTGGACTAGAATTTGGGCCTAGAGGTTCTATTCTATGCCTCTAGGCTCTTTGAATTTTTGGTAACATCTATCATCAGTTGACTGATTAGAAAATGATATACCATCAAATTTTTTAGTGCAAGTCATGTCCTAAAAGCAATTAACTTGTTCACAAACTAGCAGGGTGAAATTGGCTATGGCATTTTGCTATGCTAACTGAAATTCAGAGATCTCCCAAAGATACACTGTACAATCCATTCACTTTCATAAACACAGACTTCTGTGCCTAAAAGGCATGAACAAATAAGGTATGGCACAAGGTCACGTGGATATGATGTGATATGAACAcaagaatttttaaaaacatagtGCACAATGCGACCAGTATACAAGGTATGCTAATagtattaattgaaataaagCACAAATCTTAACTCAAAAGATAGAATTGACTGAAAGATGAGCTTACATCTAATGATAATCTCATCTGTGTTCCTACAGAAGTTTAAAactagtaaaaatattataaaaagcaGTTAGAAGCTGTAAAAATTTCCATAAATTGTCTCACAATTAACTATGACATTAAcatgattattattttgaagTATTCAAAGTGCTTTGAAGTATTAGGGTTGAGTCCACTTCTTGTCATTTTGAAGTACTCAAACTGCAGGTAGAAGTTTTCTGACTTCTAAGTGTCCACAAAAATTGTCTGACGAATACCATCCCACATGACTATGCCATGACCTCTATTCTTATTTCGAAGTATTCAAAGTGTTTTGAAGTATCAAAGTCGTATCCCAGTACTTGTCATTTTTTAAGCATTCAAAATGCAGTTACAAGTAATCTAACTTCTGAGTATCCATAAAGTGTATGACATGAGTGTACtatgaacaaaattattattttgaagtaTCAGAATTGACTCCCCGCTCTTGTCTCTTTCTTGTTTTCCAAATACAGTTAGAAGTATTCTAAGTGTCTAAGTGTCCAAAAAATACATATCTAACATGAGTATTCCATGAACAGAATTATTATATTCAAAGTATCTTATGATTACGTCTCCCATATGAGATGAACAGGGTTATTATTTTGAAGTCTCCATGCTACATGTTAGAAATTGAAGTTTGAGTTTGAGTTTCACATGTAGAAATTAGAAAGTTGAAACAATAGAAGGAAAAAGATCCACAAACATATCGTCTTaaggttttgaattgaaagtggTATCATAATCTCTTATGAGTTTGGTATGACTCATTGATGTCAAATCTCCCTGAAAGTTTGCTTAAATAATCTTTTCTATAAACACTTGGAGAGAGAAAAATTAGaagaaataatgaaataaatttcaaaaaactaaaattagttAATGTATAAATTAACTTGTAAAAGTTTTCTTATactattttcttgaaaaactattttttgtagtttataaaagaatttatttCAGCTTTTCTTATTctacaaaaatatattcaaacaGATCCTAAGTCATCACTAGAACACCATGCATAATCAAACAATGCATTTGAAGTCTCTTAAAGTGTTTAATTAGAATCAAAGCTGAGTCCTTGGTCTTGTCTTTTTGTGAAGGTCACTTGACAAAGAAGAGTGATGTATACAGTTTTGGGGTTGTTCTGCTTGAAATTATGTCTGGCAAACGTGCTCTTGACAGCAACAGGCCAGGTGGGGAGCACAATCTAATTGAATGGGCCAAACCATACCTCAGCAACAAACGTAGGATCTTCCAAGTCATGGATGCTCGCATTGAAGGCCAATACTCTATGCGCACTGCTATGAAAGTATCCAACCTTGCCATTCAATGTCTCTCTGTGGAACCAAGATTTAGACCAAAAATGGATGAAGTGGTGAGAACATTGGAGGAACTTCAGGATTCTGGTGATAAAGCTGTTGCAGGGGTGGGAAGCTATCATTATCAAACTGTGAGAAGGAGTGGTCATAGCTCAAGCAGCAGTGGCTACAGACTACATAGAGGTAAACAACATGAAACAACAAAGAAGTGAAAGTGAATGTTGTTTTCATGTTATCTGATTTTGCTCGAGTTGGTAATTGTATGTATGTATATCATGATGAACTTAAACTTGTCTTAAGATTTCTGATTATTGTACAGTTGTTGATTcagtaataatattaaaattttcacaTTGGTGTTTTTTTAAGCATGGTATTGATATGGAATATTCATGGCTGCAATGCACTTTCAAGGATATGAACAAACATAATATCTCCTCTCAAAGTGGTTCCATATCCAAATTTTATAAcatgtattataaaattatgatatcATATCATCATAATATGTATAGTTATCTATTATTATTGAATCATAACTAATTCATTAAAATTTTGCTCTTTCAGAATAATGTTGAACATAATCTTATAAGGAAACATATGAGTATGTTCAACCATTTCTtaagaacaaaattaaataattcaattatcataaaattataaacaaaacagtaaaatattactattttttctaaaaaaagtgACTTTTAACTTAGAATTTACTGTAACAAGTATATAAAGTTTTTCCAAAGTAAAATGGTTTTTCTGTTTGATGAAATATACTCATTACTATTGAAcactttaattttcttaaaataatttatagcaaaaataaataaataaaatttaattaggtTTTAAAGGTCattttgattgaaaaaaaattgttaagagatttttttaaataatttcaataaCCTATAATAGAAGAGAGAAAAGGGAATGATTCAAACATGAAAATATAATCAATGtatgttttttaattgttgAATAAATGttatacagaaaaaaaaaatattaatgacaTTCAcgttcaataataataataataataagtttttagttttttatataaataaaaaagattaaaatgaaAAGTAATTACCATATATGAATTATTTACATGGGAGGAATTTGTaacaatgaagaaaaagagaaagactAAGGGAAGAGtaaaaaaaaggagaaatgaagaaacaaaatgtAAGTCTCACAcctttcattttcttcgtaaaaattgaaaaaaaaaagctaaaaatattaaaaaaaattatcacgcatttaatataatttatttcccTTTAATTTGTATACAAAATCACTCTAAAAAAggcataattgattatatatatttataaaaataaataattatcaacttctattgtatttaaaaaaaatctcccTTTTACCTCTTTATTTAaccaaatatatttattttattctatttctcATTTGTTTTGGCCTTCTTTTCTATCCTTacgctttttttttctttttcttttcctcccATACCAAACAAAAATTCAACTTTTTATTCTTCTCATTCTCACACATTACCTATTATAATTTCAATACATATTATAGCATCAATAACAAATAAAACGAacttaaataacaaaaaaaaaaaacaaggtaAAATATAAGTCCAAAATTCAAAGTAACTCTATAAGATTTTTTGTcaagaaaatagttttttataaaaaaataatcattcctAAACAATACTCGAAAACAATGGTTGGAAAAggtttttgttttgtgtttgttttatcattataattttaattattattttaaaaaaaaaacagaaagtaaggGTTTAAGGTTGAATAAGGTTTTAagtgaaactatttttttgttCTTCTCTTTCCTTCTTCATTTTACGAGTTTTCATTATCTTCCTCTCATCTCATGCCAAAGCAAAGACTgaaagaagagaaggaagaTTGAACTACACTCCAATCCAATGCTGGCGCTAATTCAGAATTGCTCCATGCCACTCGCACGTGCGGTGCGACCTCCATCTCGCACGCAGGTGCAACCTTATTTAACGTCCAAGGTGTGTGCATCCTTGTCCCCACGTACGGACTCCCAGTCTCAGGCTCTCCTTGGTTTGTCCGAGAAGGAGCTGCAACAGCTTGCCCTTAACTTCGGTCAGGTAAATTTATCatcttttttcaatttaattggACCAAAACGTAAAAGACAATgaaatgtaattttaatttctcaTTTTTTGGTTCATTTTTTGCAGGAAGCCTACAGGGGCAAGCAGCTTCATCATTTCTTATACCAGAGGAAGATTAGAGAAATTAAGGGTTTCACTCAGTGTGggtttatttattgattttactattttttgtatttattttttattcattcccttttgtatatattttggtctcttttcatgtttttttagACTTAACATTTCATTATGGTGTGTTATGGTTTTCTTGCATTGCAGTGCCTCAGGGTTTTAGGAATACCCTTGAAGATGCTGGATGGAAGGTGGGGCGGTCTCCTATTTTCGAAACTGTAACTGCAGCTGATGGAACTGTTAAGGTAAGGAGTGTAATCATAATTgaacaaaacattttaaattgcGGTTGTGGTTtcgtttttatatattttgatggtTTCTTGTTGTTTTAGTGGTCATTTTATGTTTCAAGATGTCCACTTGATAATGAAATGCTGGTTTTGTGGTCTAGCTCTGAATTGTTTTGACAgtagctttttttttttcttttgatgatgTATTATACTTGGTACTTGCAAAAGTAGGATATTGACATGCTCTTTGAGGAATTTGATTATGGGGTTTCTCTTGGCTTCTTACACTTTTTCGGGTTGGCTTGGCATTTGATTTTGCAGTTGTTGTTAAAGTTGGAGGACAATAGATTGATTGAAACTGTTGGCATTCCAGTTATGGGTGATACAGGTTTGAGTCGCCTCACGGCATGTGTCTCATCACAGGTGTTTCACTGGTtcctaaataattaaataattagctGGTGTTTTCCCTCTTTCCGGGGGTATTTGTACAGTTGATCTGGAACCTAATTTTTGTTTATGTGATAATTAAGTGCTGATGTTTCCATTATGTTGTTATTGCCATCTGTTGTTTGGATATTAGGTTGGTTGCCCTTTACGCTGCTCTTTTTGTGCCACTGGAAAAGGGGGGTTTTCAAGGAATCTTCAGAGACATGAAATCGTTGAACAGGTTTGTGTCATATCCATCCATGTTTGTCCGTTAAAGCAGTTTGATGTTAGATTACCTGCATGGTTGATGAGATAGTCAGATAGAATCCTAGGGCTTCTGTGATTAATTTAAAGAGATTGTACAAGAGAAGAGAAGGTAAAAAGAATGTATCAAGTAAAGATAAGAGGCTTTTGTTTAGGGTTGTTAATGTTCTGAAACAAGCTTCACTTGGTTTTCTGGAAGACAGGGATTAAGTTATCTTATGTGAACAGGTCTTGGCCATTGAGGAGGTCTTCAAGCATAGGGTGTCAAATGTAGTGTTCATGGGAATGGGTGAACCAATGTTAAATCTGAAAGCAGTACTTGAGGCACACCGTTGCTTGAATAaggtgaataaatatatgtcgCATTATTTCCTTCGAAAGGCTTACTTGAAATTGTAAGTTGTAACAATGTTCTACGAGATTGAGAGATCAAACTTTcatgtatttatttaataatatattttatgaagACTCCACATATGAATGCATATGCAATTTATCTTCAATACAAGTGcaaatttatatacataaattGCTCTCTCCTTCAAAACGTCAAGAAATCACACTGTCTGCATAATGTTTGTCCTTGTTGCACTTTCTATATTTCATTGTATTGTGATAAAGTATTATtataagtttttcttttaagtATGCTTTAACGTGTTTCTTTTAGGATGTGCAAATTGGGCAAAGAATGATAACCATCTCCACTGTGGGTGTTCCAAACACAATAAAGAAACTTGCTTCTCAAAAACTTCAATCTACCTTAGCTGTGAGGTAATTACCTTTGATATGAATAAAATATCGACTTGCCATTAATTTGACTCTTCATGCTAAGCTAGATGTCATGTAGCAAAATGGCATTTGTACCAGTATTCAGATCTTTAGGTTGCCAGCCAGACACTGTAATTGGCTCCCTTTATGATTATAATTTGCTGCAGTCTTTTCTTTTGGCTGATAGGTGAAAGTGATGTGTCAGGTTCATTGAGACAAAACAGATATAAATTACCTCATGTCCTTGGTTAAGAAATTTTTCGTTCTGCATCTTGAATTTTCATATTATCAGGTGTTAGTCAATGCAACTTCGTAACATCCTCAAAGTTGGGGATAAAATTTGAACTTTCATCAGTCTATGTATGTATCTTTCATTccattatttcataattttctccAGAAACTAATTTTGCAGCAGCTCAACCACAGGCATTACTAGAATGTTGCAAATGCACTTTCTATTAAGTTAGTTGAAGATATAAACTTTAAAATGGCATTTctctttttatcattttcttttttttctagaatgCTCCGGATTGCTAAACTGATATCTTCCCCAcctgctttaaaaaaaaaaacaaaagaacttGTTGTCAGTTATTTTGGATTTGTGGCCAGAGTATAGCATTATTTTGTGCTTGTGTATAATTTCAGGTAGCCTTTTAATGGATTCTTTTTTATGCACGTATTATATATATTCTATTATGTGAATTTGCTTTTGTGTTTTGTATCAGCCTACATGCTCCTAATCAGAAACTTAGGGAGACAATTGTTCCCAGTGCAAAATCCTACCCGCTGGATGCACTTATGCTAGACTGCAGAGAATACTTTCAGCAAACTAGTAGGCGGGTTTCCTTTGAATATGCACTTTTAGGTATTGAAAgttgttgcataatcaggagaattatgttataattaagtgcagattctattttatatttattaggacagatttgttagtgatttgatttgatttgtacagctttaaacactcattatttctggctttcattgcctattatttctttctttaattaggttgtaaaacagtctataaatagagactgtaatcacatttgtaaaatatctcagaaatatatttcacttatttctttccacttggtatcagagctcctgatctaggagactctgcttccgcaaatttttttttagccttcattgctgtaatcattttccttgacagccttcattgctgcaattatttgttggacagccttcattgctgcaactttctattttccttatcctttctccattgaccaccaccaccaccttgcaccatTGACCACCACCGACCACCACTGCCGTCGCTCGCCGGAAACTGCACCGCTCGCCGGAACTGCCACTGCTCGCCGGAAACCGCCGCTGGCCGCCTGAAACCGCCACCGGAAAATTTTTCCGgcagatttttttttcctgtgtgtgtgaacaggatcaaattttgccaatctgaaaaactcagttggttttgaactctcatggactcccttagtaagccatctagctattgttcctttactatgagtggtaagagttctagttttttatcctttaatgcttctagtactgaaaatatctggattatagactctggtgctactgatcatatgacacctcattcctcttctttttcatcctacactactttatccggtaagccatatattactattgctaatggttccactacccccattaatggtcgtggtaacattcaccttcaaccttcatttcctttaaaaaatgtgcttcatgttcccaaactatccaataacctcttgtctattcaaaagattacccaagatttaaattgtacagtggtatttttcccttcccattgtgtttttcaggatcttgtcacggggaagactattggaattgctaaagagcagggcgggttatattatttacagcatgaagaaagtaaaaagggtgctagactacaggcacacacttctaatcttcagcaaggtcgtgaatcttggtcatcctctcagatatggcttcaacacagacgtcttggtcatcctccatttagtaccctaaagtccttatttcctgttttatttacaaaagtgtctgctgagtcatttcattgtgatgtttgtcagtttgctaaacaccatcggacaacttttcctcccaatggtaataaaagttctaaaccttttgatcttattcattcagatgtatggggaccttcacctattcctaatatctcgggtacaaaatggtttgtttcatttattgatgattgtactcgggtTACTTGGTTATTtctcatgaaagataagtctgaagtttttcacttgtttgtaaagttttacagaatgattcaaacacaatttgaaagttcaattaagagattgcgttctgataatggaagagaatatgtgaaccaaaacctttccaagttccttgaggaaaatggagttgttcatgaattaacctgtgtggacactcctcaacaaaatggggttgctgaaaggaaaaatcgtcatctccttgaggttactcgagctttacttttccaaacatctgttcctagatcttactggggggaagcagtcctgactgccacttatttgattaatagattaccctctcgggttctagagggtgttactcctattcaggttatgaccacattctatccttctattcccatgttgaatagtcttcagaatcgtgtctttggttgtcctgcttttgtccatgttcatagtcctaatcggggtaagttagatcctcgtgccatcaaatgtgtcttcatcggttatgccccctacaaaaaggggtacaaatgttatcatcctcaaagtcgtaaagtttatatttccaaagatgtcaccttccatgaaacagagtctttctttcctagttctcagcttcagggggagagtattcaagaagctgaggaccttgagttgccaccttttcctttgttacaggatttcgttcttaggaaggatgacaaagaccctgcaccaacatcattaccagagaagaataatgaagacaaatattttggaaaacaatatcagcgaaggcaacaagaacc comes from the Phaseolus vulgaris cultivar G19833 chromosome 8, P. vulgaris v2.0, whole genome shotgun sequence genome and includes:
- the LOC137826612 gene encoding receptor-like cytoplasmic kinase 176, coding for MGCCLSAKIKAESPPRNGLSSKDGNTEEDGLSGKISTPSVPPTPRTEGEILKSSNMKSFTFGELKIATRNFRPDSVVGEGGFGCVFKGWIDEQSLAPVRPGTGLVIAVKRLNQEGLQGHSEWLTEINYLGQLHHPNLVKLIGYCLEDDQRLLVYEFLTKGSLDNHLFRRASYFQPLSWNIRMKVALDAAKGLAYLHSDEAKVIYRDFKASNILLDSNYNAKLSDFGLAKDGPAGDKSHVSTRVMGTYGYAAPEYIATGHLTKKSDVYSFGVVLLEIMSGKRALDSNRPGGEHNLIEWAKPYLSNKRRIFQVMDARIEGQYSMRTAMKVSNLAIQCLSVEPRFRPKMDEVVRTLEELQDSGDKAVAGVGSYHYQTVRRSGHSSSSSGYRLHRGKQHETTKK
- the LOC137826614 gene encoding uncharacterized protein, with the translated sequence MLALIQNCSMPLARAVRPPSRTQVQPYLTSKVCASLSPRTDSQSQALLGLSEKELQQLALNFGQEAYRGKQLHHFLYQRKIREIKGFTQLPQGFRNTLEDAGWKVGRSPIFETVTAADGTVKLLLKLEDNRLIETVGIPVMGDTGLSRLTACVSSQVGCPLRCSFCATGKGGFSRNLQRHEIVEQVLAIEEVFKHRVSNVVFMGMGEPMLNLKAVLEAHRCLNKDVQIGQRMITISTVGVPNTIKKLASQKLQSTLAVSLHAPNQKLRETIVPSAKSYPLDALMLDCREYFQQTSRRVSFEYALLAGVNDSVDHAAELAELLHGAGSGYHVNLIPFNPIEDSEYKRPSKRAVLAFSGALEAAKITVSVRHTRGLDANAACGQLRNKFQKTPLVTDPLILQ